The Deltaproteobacteria bacterium genome includes the window CATGATGGCCGGCGTCATATGCATCTACGCTTGGCGCCGGTTTCAAGCCATAGAGCCGCAGAAAATCATGGCCGGCAATCGTTACACAAGATAAAAAAGGAGAAAAAACAATGCGAATGGGTAGAACAACGGTGAGTGTGGTGCTGATCATCGGTCTCTTGTTGGGTCTGACGGTCCCGGCATCAGCCTGGATGGACAGCAAGTTTGAAAGAGAGCTGCAAAAGGAGACCGGTGCGGTCAAGCTGGTTCGGGAGGTTCAGCGCGGCGGCTACGATCTGGTTACCACTGCTGAGCTCAAAGCATGGGTCGATGCCGGAAAAGAGATCCTCATCGTGGACACCATGCCTTACGAGGCCAGCTACAAAAAGCAACATGTACCCGGTGCAGCCCAATTCCTGTTTCCTATCCCGGAGATGGAAGCGTGGGACACCAAGGAGACCGACGGCAGGACCCAGGCTGAATTTGAAAAACTTCTGGGCAGTGATAAAGATAAATTGATCGTTATTTATTGCGGTTTTGTGAAGTGCACCCGCAGCCACAACGGTGCGGCCTGGGCCGTCAGGTTGGGCTATAAAAACGTTTATCGCTATTCCGGCGGCATTTTTGCCTG containing:
- a CDS encoding rhodanese-like domain-containing protein, whose translation is MGRTTVSVVLIIGLLLGLTVPASAWMDSKFERELQKETGAVKLVREVQRGGYDLVTTAELKAWVDAGKEILIVDTMPYEASYKKQHVPGAAQFLFPIPEMEAWDTKETDGRTQAEFEKLLGSDKDKLIVIYCGFVKCTRSHNGAAWAVRLGYKNVYRYSGGIFAWKGADYPVEKAE